A window of the Bradyrhizobium diazoefficiens genome harbors these coding sequences:
- a CDS encoding haloacid dehalogenase type II: MPFSRRQLLAITSLTVASGIASSSRGAGAPIRAVAFDGFPIFDLRPIFALAENLFPGRGTELSNVWRTRQFEYTWLRTMTGHYRDFLGVIDDALVFACKSLAIELTGIKRTALVESYLKMPIWPDVLPALSMLRESGLRLALLSNFSPAMFDGNIGGTVLEGTFEFQLSTDAVRAYKPDPRAYHMGVDAFGLKREEILFAAFAGWDASGAKLFGYPTFWVNRQKQPREQLEAVPDGEGQGMMDLVHFLSG, encoded by the coding sequence ATGCCCTTCAGTCGCCGCCAACTTCTCGCGATCACGTCGCTGACGGTCGCATCCGGGATTGCAAGCTCTTCCCGGGGAGCAGGCGCGCCGATCCGGGCGGTCGCGTTCGACGGCTTTCCGATTTTCGACCTGCGCCCGATCTTCGCTCTTGCCGAGAACCTGTTTCCCGGGCGCGGTACCGAGCTGTCCAACGTCTGGCGAACCAGGCAGTTCGAGTACACATGGCTCCGTACCATGACGGGACATTATCGCGACTTTCTCGGTGTGATCGACGATGCGCTGGTGTTCGCGTGCAAGTCGCTCGCTATTGAGCTGACTGGGATCAAGAGAACTGCGCTTGTCGAGAGCTATCTCAAAATGCCGATCTGGCCCGACGTATTGCCCGCGTTGTCCATGTTGAGGGAGAGCGGTTTACGGCTGGCATTGTTAAGCAATTTCTCGCCCGCCATGTTCGACGGCAATATCGGCGGGACGGTGCTTGAGGGCACTTTCGAGTTTCAGCTGAGCACGGATGCGGTTCGTGCCTACAAGCCTGACCCGCGCGCCTATCACATGGGCGTCGACGCCTTCGGCTTGAAGCGCGAGGAGATTCTCTTTGCCGCGTTCGCCGGCTGGGACGCCTCCGGCGCAAAGCTGTTCGGCTATCCCACCTTCTGGGTCAACAGGCAGAAGCAGCCGCGCGAGCAGCTGGAGGCTGTTCCAGACGGTGAGGGGCAGGGCATGATGGATCTGGTGCATTTTCTTTCGGGCTGA
- a CDS encoding IclR family transcriptional regulator produces MAASKKGTSPAERQNGIDRTIDLLEALLHLREPSRLSDLAKQMGAPRSTVYAIANRLIEADLLESVGEGGQVYFGKAVHLYGRAYAEANPLHRRCREALDRLATQHSATAQLCALRGRKYVVVDTRDGSGLFRITTDVGIEVPLPWTASGRLLLDHMSPTEIRAFVPKEDFRLPDGRVLDIDDFIKDVARARRDGKCVTTALSDRFTSCLAAPIRDKKGVAVATLCFVVPADSLKERRTALLDDLVATATELSDRN; encoded by the coding sequence TTGGCCGCATCCAAAAAGGGCACCTCGCCCGCGGAACGCCAGAACGGGATTGATCGGACCATCGATCTCCTGGAAGCGCTGCTGCATTTGCGCGAGCCCTCCAGGCTCAGTGATCTCGCCAAGCAAATGGGCGCGCCGCGATCGACCGTCTATGCCATCGCCAACCGCCTGATCGAGGCGGATCTGCTGGAGAGCGTCGGCGAAGGCGGTCAGGTCTATTTCGGCAAGGCGGTGCATCTTTACGGGCGGGCCTATGCGGAGGCCAATCCCCTGCATCGCCGGTGCCGCGAAGCCCTCGACCGGCTGGCGACCCAGCACAGCGCCACCGCGCAACTCTGCGCGTTGCGTGGCCGCAAATATGTGGTGGTCGATACACGGGACGGGTCGGGCCTGTTCCGGATCACCACGGATGTCGGCATCGAGGTGCCGCTGCCGTGGACCGCGTCTGGCCGCTTGCTGCTGGATCACATGAGCCCAACGGAAATTCGCGCGTTCGTTCCGAAAGAGGATTTTCGCCTTCCGGACGGCCGCGTCCTCGATATCGACGATTTCATCAAGGACGTCGCACGCGCGAGACGTGACGGCAAATGCGTGACGACGGCGCTGTCCGATCGGTTTACGTCGTGTCTTGCCGCGCCCATCCGCGACAAGAAGGGGGTCGCGGTCGCGACGCTATGTTTCGTCGTTCCCGCGGACTCGCTCAAGGAGCGCAGGACCGCGCTGCTCGACGATCTCGTCGCAACCGCAACCGAACTCTCCGATCGCAACTGA
- a CDS encoding MFS transporter, with protein sequence MANASQQVPGRRWLIGCLLGVGILINYIDRVGLSAATPELTRELGLTATDIGLLGSAFFWTYSLLQVPGGMVLDRYGVTAVGRASSFLWAVAATITALASGLWGIATARLLLGVAEAPAFPASQKATGHWFPLDERARSTAIFDSAAKFSNVIGVPLVAYVIFLYGWRWGFGITALLSFLYFVAYYAIYRNPSEDPKLSKAEHDYIIAGGGTPEGPATAGQSRMLGYLLRNRKVWGLTIGFSAYGYTFYLFLTWLPGYLAQTMHMNLMSAAGYSTIPWIFATLSDLLIGGFLVDHLITRGYDSTRVRQSVIIVGMLMGLAVIGAAFTVKPGWALLWLSIAISGLSAAAPVGSSIVSLIAPKGGAGTVGGILNFTNNMMGVLAPIVTGIVVDWTQSFAGAFMIAGVVLLIGIFFYVVVLGRIESIPDFAEAPPPDAVPAH encoded by the coding sequence ATGGCGAATGCAAGCCAACAGGTACCCGGGCGACGCTGGCTGATCGGCTGCCTCCTCGGCGTCGGAATTCTCATCAACTACATCGATCGCGTCGGGCTCTCCGCCGCGACGCCCGAACTCACCAGGGAGCTTGGCCTCACCGCCACCGACATCGGGCTGCTCGGCAGCGCGTTCTTCTGGACCTATTCGCTGCTGCAGGTCCCCGGCGGCATGGTGCTCGACCGCTACGGCGTCACGGCCGTCGGTCGCGCCAGCAGCTTCCTGTGGGCGGTCGCCGCCACCATCACCGCGCTCGCCAGCGGGCTTTGGGGCATCGCCACCGCGCGCCTGCTGCTCGGCGTCGCGGAAGCGCCGGCGTTTCCGGCAAGCCAGAAGGCGACCGGCCATTGGTTTCCGCTCGACGAGCGCGCGCGCTCGACCGCGATCTTCGATTCCGCCGCCAAATTCTCCAACGTGATCGGCGTGCCGCTGGTCGCCTATGTGATCTTTCTCTACGGCTGGCGCTGGGGTTTTGGCATCACCGCGCTGCTGAGCTTCCTGTATTTCGTCGCCTATTACGCCATCTATCGGAATCCGAGCGAGGACCCGAAGCTCTCCAAGGCGGAGCATGACTACATCATCGCCGGCGGCGGCACGCCGGAAGGTCCTGCCACGGCGGGGCAGAGCCGCATGCTCGGCTACCTCTTGCGCAACCGCAAGGTCTGGGGCCTGACCATCGGATTCTCCGCCTATGGCTACACCTTCTATCTCTTCCTCACCTGGTTGCCGGGCTATCTCGCGCAGACCATGCATATGAATCTGATGTCGGCTGCGGGCTATTCGACGATTCCGTGGATTTTCGCCACGTTGTCCGACCTCCTGATCGGCGGGTTCCTGGTCGACCATTTGATCACGCGCGGTTACGACAGCACGCGGGTGCGCCAGTCGGTGATCATCGTCGGCATGCTGATGGGGCTTGCCGTCATCGGCGCTGCCTTCACCGTGAAGCCGGGCTGGGCGCTGCTGTGGTTGTCGATCGCGATCTCGGGATTGTCCGCCGCGGCGCCGGTCGGATCCTCGATCGTATCGCTGATCGCGCCGAAGGGCGGGGCGGGAACGGTCGGCGGCATTCTCAATTTCACCAACAACATGATGGGCGTGCTCGCACCGATCGTGACTGGTATTGTCGTCGACTGGACGCAATCGTTTGCCGGTGCCTTCATGATCGCCGGTGTCGTGCTGCTGATCGGCATCTTCTTCTATGTCGTGGTGCTGGGGCGCATCGAATCAATTCCCGATTTCGCCGAGGCGCCGCCGCCGGACGCCGTGCCGGCTCACTGA
- a CDS encoding N-acyl-D-amino-acid deacylase family protein, whose product MPQGTSQSSAKDTLIRNARLIDGTGAPWFEADLRISGSRIAAIGASLPAEEADIIDARGCYLAPGFIDAHCHDDLICLREPDRPEKALQGVTTLVVGNCCFSLYPATAGSAEMLRLHFSGLAGETRANEVFDSFDGYRLALEGPGVALNLVSLVGHAAIRLAVLGYDRRAATAQEITAMQALLAQQLAQGAAGLSLGLVYPPSAYADTNELCALAETVRAHGKLLTAHIRSYEAGLLQSIDEFIAILRASKAAGLLSHLQSAGKPNWGAIPRALDRLEAARAEGIDISFDMYPYPVGSSYMLQLLPPAALEGGVDALRARLRDPAEREALRVLVEEGDSDPHAAQSKIVLIGWHNVRISGTGNLALKPLEGKSMVDAARELGITPFDLMVRCIEEDQGQTGIIMFQLDEADLRAAFTHRLHMVGSDGIPRPGTKPHPRAYGSFPRVASA is encoded by the coding sequence ATGCCCCAAGGTACAAGCCAGAGCAGCGCCAAGGACACGCTCATCCGCAATGCCCGGTTGATCGACGGCACCGGCGCGCCGTGGTTCGAGGCCGATTTGCGCATCAGCGGCAGCCGCATCGCGGCTATCGGGGCCTCGCTGCCGGCGGAGGAGGCCGACATCATCGACGCGCGCGGATGCTATCTCGCGCCGGGCTTCATCGACGCCCATTGCCATGACGACCTGATCTGCCTGCGCGAACCTGACAGGCCCGAGAAGGCGCTGCAGGGCGTGACCACGCTCGTGGTCGGCAATTGCTGCTTCTCGCTCTATCCGGCGACCGCGGGGTCCGCCGAGATGCTGCGCCTGCACTTCTCGGGTCTCGCCGGCGAAACCCGGGCGAACGAAGTCTTCGACAGTTTCGACGGCTACCGGCTGGCCCTGGAAGGGCCGGGCGTGGCGCTCAACCTGGTCTCGCTGGTCGGCCATGCCGCGATCCGGCTCGCCGTGCTCGGTTACGACCGCCGCGCGGCGACGGCGCAGGAGATCACGGCGATGCAGGCGCTGCTCGCGCAGCAACTCGCCCAAGGCGCTGCCGGCCTGTCGCTCGGCCTCGTCTATCCGCCGAGTGCCTATGCCGACACCAACGAACTGTGCGCGCTGGCGGAGACGGTGCGGGCTCACGGCAAGCTGCTCACCGCCCATATCCGCAGCTACGAGGCGGGCCTGCTGCAATCCATCGACGAGTTCATCGCGATCCTGCGCGCCTCCAAGGCGGCCGGGCTGCTGTCGCATCTGCAATCGGCGGGAAAGCCGAACTGGGGGGCGATCCCAAGGGCGCTCGACCGGCTCGAGGCCGCGCGCGCCGAGGGGATCGATATCTCGTTCGACATGTATCCCTATCCTGTCGGCAGCTCCTACATGCTCCAACTGCTGCCGCCGGCCGCGCTCGAAGGCGGCGTCGACGCGCTGCGGGCGCGGCTGCGCGATCCGGCCGAGCGCGAAGCGCTGCGCGTGCTGGTGGAGGAGGGCGATTCCGATCCGCATGCGGCGCAGTCCAAGATCGTGTTGATCGGCTGGCACAATGTGCGCATCTCCGGCACCGGCAATCTCGCGCTGAAGCCGCTTGAGGGCAAGTCGATGGTCGACGCCGCGCGCGAGCTCGGCATCACGCCGTTCGATCTCATGGTTCGGTGCATCGAGGAGGACCAGGGCCAGACCGGCATCATCATGTTCCAGCTCGATGAGGCCGATTTGCGCGCGGCCTTCACCCATCGCCTGCACATGGTCGGCTCCGACGGCATTCCGCGCCCGGGCACCAAGCCGCATCCACGCGCCTATGGCAGTTTCCCGCGCGTCGCCAGCGCCTGA
- a CDS encoding amidohydrolase family protein — translation MRRMTAMPAQRFGLSDRGILRPGMIADLTLFDETIMDKATFETPTEMPAGIRSVFVAGEAVVADGRSTFARPGRALT, via the coding sequence GTGCGGCGAATGACGGCGATGCCCGCCCAGCGTTTCGGCCTGTCCGACCGCGGCATCCTGCGGCCGGGTATGATCGCGGATCTCACGCTGTTCGACGAGACCATCATGGACAAGGCGACGTTCGAGACGCCGACGGAAATGCCCGCAGGCATCCGTTCGGTATTCGTCGCAGGCGAGGCCGTGGTCGCAGATGGACGCAGCACTTTCGCGCGGCCGGGCCGGGCCCTGACATAA
- a CDS encoding RidA family protein yields the protein MTLKRYGAAGGTGTGGQHLPFARAVEADGWLYVSGQTPMENGEVIEGGIIPQSHKAIRNLLAILAEAGFEPKDVVRCGVWLDDPRDFQSFNKVFAEYFGANPPARACVVSSMVVDCKVEIDCVAYRK from the coding sequence ATGACGCTGAAACGATACGGCGCGGCCGGCGGCACCGGCACCGGCGGCCAGCACCTTCCTTTTGCCCGCGCGGTCGAGGCCGACGGCTGGCTTTACGTCTCGGGGCAGACGCCGATGGAGAACGGCGAGGTGATCGAGGGCGGCATCATTCCCCAATCGCACAAGGCAATCCGCAACCTGCTCGCCATTCTGGCCGAGGCCGGCTTTGAGCCCAAGGATGTCGTGCGTTGCGGCGTCTGGCTCGACGATCCCAGAGACTTTCAAAGCTTCAACAAGGTCTTCGCCGAATATTTCGGCGCGAATCCACCGGCGCGGGCCTGCGTGGTGTCGAGCATGGTGGTGGATTGCAAGGTCGAAATCGATTGCGTCGCCTATCGCAAATGA
- a CDS encoding TonB-dependent receptor translates to MIFCSRRAQHLGGASLLMLCAGATPAISQDAAPAELPSVTVTAPSPIVRRHAVPSRTAAPRVARRAPARTQPQPATPAAATVAAAPQQGVLPIVTDQFATVTVVPNEEIRREGGGQLGDLLFSKPGITGSSFAPGASSRPIIRGLDVNRVGILENGTNAGGASDLGEDHFVPIDTLATNQVEVIRGPAALRYGSQSIGGVVAATNNRIPDAVPSCGASPFQTYGLPTKAPLATAQTSPCVTAETRTAFDSVNRGVEGGILLDGGGNNFAVHADAYGRNTSDYYIPSYPYLFDNTRPVGSHQPNSAARSDGASIGGSYFFTGGFIGAAITQNDALYHIPGIDGADHQTRIDAHQTKITMKGEYRPDAAAIDAVRFWAGATNYRHNEIGLADPADLTTLGVRQTFTNREEEIRVETQLMPFNVRFAEVTTAFGFQVGHQELTAPSPDDPGTLFNGLWDPNRNMREAGYVFNELKFTDTTKAQIAGRIEHVDLSGSTPDFPADFLPNGDPQTSIARNLHFTPKSGSVGLIQILPYDLVGSLTAQYVERAPKPAELFSRGGHDATATFDIGNPNLTIETAKTVEVGLRKATGPLRFEATAYYTRFDNFIFRRLTGVMCDGDFASCGAPDAGLNQAVYSQRNAIFRGGEFQSQVDVGPLYGGIWGFEDQFDFVRATFTDGTNVPRIPPARIGAGLFWRDSNWLTRINLLHAFPQSNVAEIAETPTAGYNLLKAEVSYKTKLGPNWIGAKEMYAGLVGNNLLNEKIRNSVSYNKDEVLMPGIGVRAFANFKF, encoded by the coding sequence ATGATATTCTGTTCAAGACGCGCGCAGCATTTGGGCGGAGCGAGTTTGCTCATGCTGTGTGCCGGCGCGACGCCGGCGATCTCACAAGACGCGGCGCCAGCCGAGCTCCCATCCGTAACGGTAACGGCGCCGAGTCCGATCGTGCGGCGACACGCAGTACCGTCGCGTACTGCTGCCCCACGCGTCGCACGCAGGGCCCCTGCCCGCACTCAGCCGCAGCCGGCGACGCCAGCTGCCGCAACCGTTGCCGCAGCGCCGCAGCAGGGCGTGCTGCCGATCGTGACCGACCAGTTCGCAACCGTCACCGTGGTCCCGAATGAGGAGATCCGCAGGGAGGGTGGCGGCCAGCTTGGCGATCTCCTGTTCTCCAAACCCGGCATCACCGGTTCGAGCTTTGCGCCCGGCGCTTCCAGCCGGCCGATCATCCGGGGTCTCGACGTCAACCGCGTCGGTATCCTCGAGAACGGCACCAATGCCGGCGGCGCATCCGATCTCGGCGAGGATCATTTCGTCCCGATCGATACGCTCGCGACCAACCAGGTCGAAGTGATCCGCGGACCCGCTGCGCTTCGCTATGGATCACAGTCGATCGGCGGTGTCGTCGCCGCCACAAATAACCGCATCCCGGATGCGGTCCCGTCGTGCGGCGCCTCGCCGTTCCAGACCTACGGCTTGCCTACCAAGGCTCCGCTGGCGACAGCGCAAACGTCGCCCTGCGTCACGGCGGAGACGCGCACCGCATTCGACTCGGTCAACCGCGGCGTCGAGGGCGGTATCCTGCTCGACGGCGGCGGCAACAACTTCGCCGTCCACGCCGATGCCTACGGCCGCAACACGTCCGACTATTACATCCCGAGCTATCCTTATCTGTTCGACAACACGCGACCGGTCGGCAGTCATCAGCCGAACTCGGCGGCCCGGTCGGACGGCGCCTCGATCGGCGGCTCGTACTTTTTCACCGGTGGCTTCATCGGCGCGGCGATCACGCAGAACGACGCGCTCTACCACATTCCCGGCATCGACGGCGCCGATCACCAAACCCGTATCGATGCGCATCAGACCAAGATCACCATGAAGGGCGAATACCGGCCTGACGCGGCGGCAATCGATGCGGTCCGTTTCTGGGCCGGTGCGACCAATTACCGCCACAACGAAATCGGGCTCGCCGACCCGGCCGATCTGACCACCTTGGGCGTACGGCAGACCTTCACGAACAGGGAGGAGGAGATCCGGGTCGAAACGCAGCTGATGCCGTTCAATGTACGCTTTGCGGAGGTGACGACTGCGTTCGGCTTTCAGGTCGGCCATCAGGAACTGACCGCGCCGAGCCCGGACGATCCGGGCACTCTCTTCAACGGGCTCTGGGACCCCAACCGCAACATGCGCGAAGCGGGTTATGTCTTCAACGAGCTCAAATTCACCGATACGACCAAGGCTCAGATTGCCGGCCGCATCGAGCATGTTGATCTGAGCGGATCGACGCCCGATTTCCCGGCCGATTTCCTGCCGAACGGCGATCCTCAGACCAGCATTGCGCGCAACCTGCATTTTACGCCGAAGAGCGGCAGTGTCGGCTTGATCCAGATCCTGCCATACGACCTCGTCGGCAGCCTCACGGCGCAATATGTCGAGCGCGCGCCCAAGCCCGCCGAGTTGTTTTCGCGCGGCGGACATGACGCCACGGCGACGTTCGACATCGGCAATCCCAACCTGACGATCGAGACCGCCAAAACGGTCGAGGTCGGCTTGCGCAAGGCGACGGGACCATTGCGATTTGAAGCGACCGCCTACTACACGCGCTTTGACAATTTCATTTTCCGCCGCCTCACCGGCGTGATGTGCGACGGCGACTTTGCCTCGTGTGGAGCGCCCGACGCGGGGCTCAATCAGGCGGTTTATTCGCAGCGAAACGCCATCTTCCGCGGCGGCGAATTCCAGAGCCAGGTCGATGTCGGGCCGCTCTACGGCGGCATCTGGGGCTTTGAGGACCAGTTCGACTTCGTTCGTGCCACCTTCACCGATGGCACCAACGTTCCCCGGATTCCGCCGGCACGCATCGGTGCGGGCCTGTTCTGGCGCGACTCCAACTGGCTGACGCGCATTAACCTGCTGCACGCCTTCCCGCAGAGCAATGTCGCGGAGATCGCCGAGACGCCGACGGCCGGCTATAATCTTCTGAAGGCGGAGGTCAGCTACAAGACCAAGCTCGGCCCCAACTGGATCGGCGCGAAGGAAATGTATGCGGGTCTGGTCGGCAACAATCTTCTCAACGAGAAGATTCGCAATTCGGTCTCCTACAACAAGGACGAGGTCTTGATGCCCGGCATCGGCGTGCGGGCGTTTGCGAACTTCAAGTTCTAG
- a CDS encoding DUF2946 family protein: MMWVRSNIQHGARLALFALLVQLVLTFGHSHGFAQAVPLVHSSQQQADSHKRSTAIDHVSVDKQSPAGPNREHPAEDNCAICAMVAMAGTVVFATPPLLELPRAVQLLYLTTDAEFNHLKSEGLAFQPRAPPAS, translated from the coding sequence ATGATGTGGGTTCGGTCGAACATTCAGCACGGTGCCCGGCTCGCGCTGTTCGCGCTGCTGGTGCAGCTTGTGCTGACGTTCGGCCACAGTCACGGGTTCGCCCAGGCTGTCCCCCTCGTTCACTCGTCGCAACAGCAAGCTGACAGTCACAAACGCAGTACGGCGATCGATCACGTGTCGGTCGACAAGCAGTCTCCGGCCGGTCCCAACCGGGAGCACCCGGCGGAGGACAATTGCGCAATCTGTGCCATGGTCGCGATGGCCGGGACCGTGGTGTTCGCGACGCCGCCGCTACTCGAACTCCCGCGGGCCGTCCAACTCCTCTATCTCACCACCGATGCCGAATTCAACCATCTGAAGTCGGAAGGCCTGGCGTTCCAGCCCCGCGCTCCTCCCGCGTCCTGA
- a CDS encoding GTP-binding protein, whose protein sequence is MSKPQIAGDRRLAVTVLSGFLGAGKTTLLNHILNNRDGMKVAVIVNDMSEVNIDAELVKHDGGLSRTDEKLVEMSNGCICCTLRDDLLKEVRRLADDGRFDYLVIESTGVGEPLPVATTFDFRDEDGLSLADVARLDTMVTVVDAVNLLKDYSSQDFLRDRGEVASEADERALVDLLVEQIEFADVVVLNKSGSASLEQRELARKIIASLNAEARIIDADYGRIPLDAILNTGLFDFERAQTHPLWFKELNGFKDHVPETEEYGIRSFVYRARRPFAPMAFNAFVSKSWPGVVRAKGFFWLATRPNFVGELAQAGAMVRTSKRGLWWAAVPRERWPDSPEWHDSMKPYLDRLWGDRRQEIVFIGLADQMDEMGIRAELDAALTGMIDAFTPEAWRHLPDPFPSWDRQVA, encoded by the coding sequence ATGAGCAAGCCCCAAATCGCGGGAGATCGTCGTCTCGCCGTCACCGTCCTGTCCGGATTCCTTGGCGCGGGCAAGACCACGCTGCTCAATCACATCCTCAACAACCGGGACGGAATGAAGGTCGCAGTCATCGTCAACGACATGAGCGAGGTGAACATCGACGCCGAACTGGTGAAGCATGACGGCGGACTCTCACGGACCGACGAGAAGCTGGTCGAGATGTCGAACGGCTGCATCTGCTGCACGCTTCGCGATGATCTTTTGAAAGAAGTGCGGCGCCTCGCCGATGATGGACGCTTCGACTACCTCGTCATCGAGTCGACCGGCGTCGGCGAACCGCTGCCCGTTGCGACCACCTTCGACTTCCGGGACGAAGATGGCCTTTCGCTTGCGGACGTCGCGCGGCTCGACACCATGGTCACGGTCGTCGACGCTGTGAACCTGCTGAAAGACTATTCCAGCCAAGACTTTCTGCGCGATCGCGGCGAGGTTGCCAGCGAGGCGGACGAACGCGCCCTCGTCGACCTTCTCGTCGAGCAGATCGAATTTGCCGATGTCGTCGTGCTGAACAAGTCCGGGTCCGCCTCGCTTGAACAACGAGAGCTGGCGCGCAAGATTATCGCCTCGCTCAACGCGGAGGCTCGTATCATCGACGCCGATTATGGGCGCATCCCGCTCGACGCCATCCTCAACACGGGCCTGTTCGATTTCGAGCGTGCGCAAACCCATCCGCTCTGGTTCAAGGAACTGAACGGTTTCAAGGACCATGTGCCGGAGACCGAGGAATACGGCATCCGTTCTTTTGTCTATCGCGCCCGTCGTCCGTTCGCGCCAATGGCCTTCAACGCTTTCGTCAGCAAGTCATGGCCGGGCGTCGTTCGCGCCAAGGGATTCTTCTGGCTGGCGACCCGCCCCAATTTTGTCGGCGAGCTCGCCCAGGCCGGCGCGATGGTCCGGACCTCCAAGCGCGGCCTGTGGTGGGCCGCTGTGCCGCGCGAGCGCTGGCCTGACAGCCCTGAATGGCACGACAGCATGAAACCCTATCTCGATCGCTTGTGGGGCGACCGGCGTCAGGAAATCGTGTTCATCGGCCTCGCCGATCAGATGGACGAAATGGGCATCCGCGCAGAACTCGACGCCGCACTGACCGGCATGATCGATGCTTTCACGCCAGAAGCCTGGCGTCATCTCCCCGATCCATTTCCCAGTTGGGACAGGCAAGTGGCCTGA
- a CDS encoding DUF1007 family protein gives MRQPAQDKRASGHRPRCCGCSISRFGEHIIMKLMSYCCAVILLWSLVHRAEAHPHVWVTFHSEVLYAADGKMTGVRHAWTFDDMFSAYALQGISHAKKGQYTREELTSLAQTNMDSLKEYAYFTYARADGKKLKFGDPVEYWLEYKNAALTLHFTLPLRAAAAANAMQIEVYDPTIFVDFEFAKDKPVSLSGAPQCAVTYDLPHQPTPAEQARLSQLDAVPLDSSSTYGEIFANKIQVKCP, from the coding sequence ATGCGCCAGCCCGCGCAGGACAAGAGGGCTTCAGGCCACCGTCCCCGCTGCTGCGGGTGCTCAATCTCTCGATTCGGCGAACACATCATCATGAAACTGATGTCTTACTGCTGCGCAGTCATTCTGCTTTGGTCGCTTGTGCACCGTGCGGAGGCGCATCCCCACGTCTGGGTGACGTTCCATAGCGAAGTGCTCTACGCGGCCGACGGCAAGATGACAGGCGTCCGCCATGCCTGGACGTTCGACGACATGTTTTCGGCCTATGCGCTTCAGGGCATCTCCCACGCCAAAAAAGGACAGTACACGCGCGAGGAGCTGACCTCGCTGGCTCAGACCAACATGGATTCCCTGAAGGAGTACGCTTATTTCACCTACGCGCGCGCCGACGGCAAGAAGCTGAAGTTCGGCGACCCTGTCGAGTATTGGCTCGAATACAAGAACGCCGCGCTAACCCTGCACTTCACCTTGCCTCTGAGAGCGGCGGCCGCTGCCAACGCCATGCAGATCGAGGTCTACGACCCCACCATCTTCGTGGACTTCGAATTCGCCAAGGATAAGCCGGTTTCCCTGAGCGGCGCGCCGCAATGCGCCGTGACCTACGATCTTCCGCACCAGCCGACGCCGGCCGAGCAGGCTCGGCTCAGCCAACTCGATGCCGTGCCGCTCGATTCCTCCAGCACCTATGGAGAAATCTTCGCCAACAAAATCCAGGTGAAGTGCCCGTGA
- a CDS encoding nickel/cobalt transporter, with amino-acid sequence MTKSPKFSWAAWTVILVTCATGVASAWAAPFGASHPATAISSSGLTGWIFAEQAVFYRSLSGFIRASREDGAAMWELFGISFVYGIFHAVGPGHGKAVISSYLVANEETWRRGVVLSFASAGVQAVVAIIVVAIAAVLLGATAKAIGLTVHLVEIVSYSLVVLIGLRLLYVKGRAFLIASRKLTWRPAADLAFVSVPAATAVRAPTLQLSSKRPGAMAMRAAQCQLDGCIAHGFQCEGDHDHHASAWGHAHGPEPAALAGVGGWRRGIAAVVAVGMRPCSGAIIVLIFALAQDLFWTGVGATLIMGLGTAITVAAIATLAVGARRVAGRIAGSRAGTGMLVMRAIEIGAAALIVAFGGLLLAGYLESERLWTFAG; translated from the coding sequence GTGACAAAATCCCCCAAATTCTCATGGGCTGCCTGGACCGTGATCCTTGTGACCTGCGCGACCGGTGTGGCGTCGGCATGGGCCGCACCGTTCGGTGCGTCGCATCCTGCAACAGCCATATCCTCGTCTGGACTTACAGGCTGGATCTTTGCCGAGCAGGCCGTCTTCTACCGCTCGCTGTCGGGCTTCATCCGAGCATCCCGCGAGGATGGGGCCGCGATGTGGGAGTTGTTCGGCATTTCCTTCGTCTACGGCATTTTCCATGCGGTAGGTCCCGGACATGGCAAGGCCGTTATCTCCTCCTACCTCGTCGCCAATGAGGAGACTTGGCGCCGCGGCGTCGTCCTCTCGTTTGCGTCCGCGGGTGTTCAAGCTGTCGTTGCCATCATCGTCGTGGCCATCGCTGCCGTCCTGCTTGGCGCAACGGCCAAGGCGATCGGTCTGACCGTCCATCTGGTCGAGATCGTCAGTTATAGTCTCGTTGTCCTGATTGGCCTGCGGCTTCTCTATGTCAAAGGCCGCGCCTTTCTGATCGCCAGCCGCAAGCTGACCTGGCGCCCGGCGGCCGACCTCGCTTTTGTGTCGGTTCCCGCGGCCACGGCCGTCCGGGCCCCGACCCTTCAATTGTCCAGCAAACGGCCGGGTGCGATGGCCATGCGCGCAGCGCAGTGTCAACTCGACGGATGTATCGCTCACGGCTTCCAATGTGAAGGCGATCACGACCATCATGCTTCGGCTTGGGGCCATGCCCATGGGCCCGAGCCAGCCGCTCTCGCCGGCGTCGGCGGGTGGCGGCGAGGGATCGCTGCGGTGGTTGCGGTTGGAATGCGCCCCTGCTCCGGCGCAATCATCGTGCTGATCTTCGCGCTGGCGCAGGACCTGTTCTGGACCGGCGTGGGTGCAACGCTGATCATGGGATTGGGAACGGCGATCACCGTGGCCGCGATCGCAACCCTCGCGGTTGGCGCGCGCCGCGTGGCGGGCCGCATTGCCGGGTCACGCGCCGGAACGGGCATGCTTGTCATGCGAGCGATTGAGATTGGCGCCGCGGCGCTCATCGTCGCGTTCGGAGGACTATTGTTGGCCGGCTATCTGGAGAGCGAGCGCCTCTGGACGTTTGCCGGATAG